The following coding sequences are from one Xiphophorus couchianus chromosome 22, X_couchianus-1.0, whole genome shotgun sequence window:
- the LOC114138568 gene encoding uncharacterized protein LOC114138568: MSPSRPTAPLLHLLLCALMADLRLAYITHGNFIYFSRSQDSQPCSTSSISDCRCKNFQLSSAHRPLSHSTPAFQGKHLTVWFSSPATVMRLLNNSEVRHLTLIHCGPPGEPRGAASFSQEGYFAVQRLERLTVVNVPERPFHPCTDANCAKRTNANQDRDNSFAFDSNKSNKDRNTNMDLVAEAMRSSLRPSSPQIQDIFLGRERGAAHHEQARLGIIHSSVLDWGAEIKTYTVLTHIDSDGTLPFPDLHLAKLPEASVIYVSFVY; this comes from the coding sequence ATGTCTCCCTCCAGGCCTACTGCTCCtctcctccacctgctgctCTGTGCGCTGATGGCCGACCTGCGTTTGGCTTACATCACGCACGGCAACTTCATCTACTTCTCCAGGAGCCAGGACTCTCAGCCGTGCAGCACGTCTTCAATTTCCGACTGCAGATGCAAGAACTTCCAGCTGTCCAGCGCCCACAGGCCCCTCTCTCACTCCACTCCCGCTTTCCAGGGGAAACATTTGACTGTGTGGTTCTCGTCTCCCGCCACCGTGATGCGTCTGCTGAACAACTCGGAGGTGAGGCACCTCACGCTCATCCACTGCGGACCTCCCGGGGAGCCCCGGGGGGCGGCCTCGTTCTCTCAGGAGGGTTACTTTGCGGTGCAGCGCTTGGAGAGGCTGACGGTGGTGAACGTGCCCGAGAGGCCATTTCACCCCTGCACCGACGCCAACTGCGCCAAGAGAACAAACGCTAACCAAGACAGAGACAACAGCTTTGCATTTGACTCAAACAAGTCCAACAAGGACAGAAACACCAACATGGACCTCGTTGCTGAGGCGATGAGAAGCTCTTTGAGACCGTCCTCGCCTCAGATCCAGGACATCTTCCTGGGCCGGGAGCGTGGAGCGGCGCATCACGAGCAGGCCCGACTGGGAATCATCCACAGCTCTGTGCTGGACTGGGGAGCAGAGATCAAAACGTACACGGTGCTAACACACATAGACAGTGACGGGACGCTGCCTTTCCCTGACCTTCACCTGGCAAAATTACCAGAGGCGTCGGTCATCTATGTCAGCTTTGTGTACTGA